Within the Osmerus mordax isolate fOsmMor3 chromosome 21, fOsmMor3.pri, whole genome shotgun sequence genome, the region CTGGAAGCAAGGTAATTTTAAATCTTCCCTCTAGCCATTTTGCTGTGactaaatgaatttaaagctgATCCAGACTTGGGTTTTATAGGAGGCTGGTACATTCAGCCTTGGACTGAAACTCAGAATGTCAGGAGATCTTAAGTTGGATGAGGCTACTTATGTTGTGACAAAAACATGCAACTATCGTTCATTGGCCACACGGCACATTCTCTGTGAAAGGAACTATATAGAGGTGGGTCATATAAAGGTTTCACATCtaattaggctacttaaaaCATCTGCATTAATGGATAAGGGTTACAATTTTTTGTCTCCAGTGTATGTCCCTGTCTTTCAGGTGTCAACCCAGTTGTTCAAGCCTCAGATTGCAAAGAACATAATGAGTCATGATGATGACTTCACTGATGATGCTGAGCAGGATTCAATCAAATATTACGTACGTtactattatcattattatttattttgaccCTTATGCGCAGTTGTATTAACATTTATCCCCATACCACAGGCCAGTGCGTCACCAAATGACATCTGGAAGTTGATGTTCTTTACTCCTGAACCAAAAGTCATGCTGCTCAATGAGGCTATGGCGGCTGGCTATGGTGTCAAGTCTACAGAGCATCGCTTGGTGCTGCGAAGTCCCTTCAACTCAGCAGAGACTTACATAGAGAATGTAAGTAACTGTCCACAGCAATTGGTTCCTGCAATTGTTATCCATCTAAATATTTATTCCATTAGGTGGCTGGGGTTCCCATGGAAGTGTTTAGTGTTAGCACTTACTATGTACCCATTTATGGCTTGAATATTGTGGATTCTGATGCTGCCTGTCCTACTGGTAAGTGTGCTTCTTTATATACATGTTGAGTACAAAATTCACATTTTTGTACTTACTGACGGTGAGTCTTTCTCAGGTGGCTTGATTTTCACTGACAAGACAATCACTTGGCATGTACCCCGCCGCATCACACCTGTAATCAAAGGTGCAATTAAGATATTGAAGATGTACATGGGCAttgatggagagagaatggacaAATACCAGATGGCTGCCAGAAAATACACCTTGTCATCCACAGAATCTCACATCGTCATTGAGCTCCCAATAGGAACACCTGATGGGTACTACAAGGTTGGTCAGTGTACTCCTTTAATTCAGCCTATTGCAAGTTTTTGCTTGTTATTCACTAATTTGCTTGCACTGCAGAGTCTTGCCCCAGATGATCAGTATCACATCACCTTTACCATTGAGCCCATGTTGGAACTGGTGTGGCGTGAAGAAAGTACTCAAACTGACACAAAATATAAGGTCCTCTTTCCTATTACAACTCCCCTGATGTCCTGGCCTACTCGGTTCACAGGCAGTGAGTCTGAATCATTGATCATCTTAAATTTAGGCTTTCTGTTTACGATGTCAACATGTACATTTGAAATCCTTTTCAATACATTTCAGATGCAGTTCCTGAGGAAAGGTTATTTGAAATCTTCTTGGGTACTTTTCTCCCTGATGTGGAGCTGATCAGCATCACCTTCAACACTGGGGTCTTTTCTGTGGCAGAGTGCAACTCGAAAGGGTTCAATGTTAAAGAGCACAGATTTCCAAATGGCTCAAAGTCTTTCTACCTGAAAGTGCCCTTCTTTGAGGATTCAGTCCTTGTGCATGTATGGCCAAGTCATTTGAAGTTAATATAAAGGGTTGCCTTGTTTGGTCTTCTGAGTGGTGTCTTCCCAATATATGCAGAATCCTGAACCTTTTTTTACAACCTACATCCTGCCTATGACCTTTGGACTGCTCATCCTGCCTGAAGAAACTCCATTCTCCCATGTAGCAAAGGCAGAGGTGTCTTTGCGGGATGTTGGTGAGAAATTCACGCCCCTTCAACTTTTATTTGTTGACGAGGCCAATGTGCTTACTGCATTCATGGTTTTGTTGACTGTCTCCTTCAGTTCCCCCTGCGATTACTGGTACATGTGACCCGGGGTACTTCTATGTCACTGTTGGGTATGGAAGCCAAGGCCACAACTTTAGAACCATGATTGGCGAGAGGGATCTCACCAGTAAGCTGGGTGAGACGTATGGGCTAATAAGCAACAGCACTCACTTCAGTTTTGTGGTGCCATACAGTAGTGCCGATTCCATATTTGAGGTACAGTGAACTTTCTGCCTTGATATTAACGCATAATTCCTGCTAAATATTGCTGTTACAACACCATCTTGCTTTTACAGATGGTTATGTCTACTTCAGTCAGAGCCAGAATTGATTTGGAGCTGGTGGCCTCCAATAACTGGAAGCTTAATGACTTGTCGTTGTCCTGCAGCTTTCCCTTGACCACAACTGGTATGTTCTCAGTTCATCAAAACATGTTACCCTTCAATGATGGATAGTTATTAACTCTTTGTTCCTTTGTAGAGTGTTACTCTAATGGCACAATGACTGCCTTGGCTATGAAGGTGGAGTCTGTTCCCAATATGATCCTCAGTCATCTGACCCTGAGAGATGATTCCTGTAAACCGAACTATAGCAACAACCACTTTGCTTACTTTTCCTTTGGTGTGAACAGTTGCGGAACCACAAGAATGGTAAAATGGCTAAGGGTTTATTTATAATGGACTTGTTGACTGCCGGGAATAACTCT harbors:
- the LOC136965205 gene encoding uncharacterized protein, giving the protein MHAFEYLTTWIVMLAVAVSGQKQPDLSKSSQPNSGLRSNCLGNVMRLSLDKSLAVGNLLEVDAINGTDVIPLTPRLAAQCGYSMESDPWGNTQIYSSLFGCYAGSKEAGTFSLGLKLRMSGDLKLDEATYVVTKTCNYRSLATRHILCERNYIEVSTQLFKPQIAKNIMSHDDDFTDDAEQDSIKYYASASPNDIWKLMFFTPEPKVMLLNEAMAAGYGVKSTEHRLVLRSPFNSAETYIENVAGVPMEVFSVSTYYVPIYGLNIVDSDAACPTGGLIFTDKTITWHVPRRITPVIKGAIKILKMYMGIDGERMDKYQMAARKYTLSSTESHIVIELPIGTPDGYYKSLAPDDQYHITFTIEPMLELVWREESTQTDTKYKVLFPITTPLMSWPTRFTGNAVPEERLFEIFLGTFLPDVELISITFNTGVFSVAECNSKGFNVKEHRFPNGSKSFYLKVPFFEDSVLVHNPEPFFTTYILPMTFGLLILPEETPFSHVAKAEVSLRDVVPPAITGTCDPGYFYVTVGYGSQGHNFRTMIGERDLTSKLGETYGLISNSTHFSFVVPYSSADSIFEMVMSTSVRARIDLELVASNNWKLNDLSLSCSFPLTTTECYSNGTMTALAMKVESVPNMILSHLTLRDDSCKPNYSNNHFAYFSFGVNSCGTTRMMLGDIMVYENDISLDLKRYTSKYPDVAYYKQTVSCYYLVNVTETMAFRTRSRVKDPSADIGMGYLIVQMRLAQDESYKLFYQVEDYPVAKYLRQPLYFEVALMQSMDLKMALVLENCWATQHEDRSSLPRWNLIVDSCANLDDPYLTVFHPVESDSRVNIPAHVKRFSVNMFTFVTDEVVLKENIFVHCNAVLCDSNNPSYGVCSSQCVNPTKTGAKTSWTADLKGSRNIDYQVQSEQLSSGPILLFEPE